The following nucleotide sequence is from Coffea eugenioides isolate CCC68of unplaced genomic scaffold, Ceug_1.0 ScVebR1_2972;HRSCAF=4099, whole genome shotgun sequence.
TGCTAACCACAtggaagataattgttggaagaaatgGCAAGTTCGGAAATGCTACCGATGTGATAGTGCTGAGCACCTGATTGCTCGCCCTCACCtgccaaaagaaggaaatttgtcAAGGACAGAAGGGAACACTTCTAAGCCGACCAATGCAATGAGTAATCGACCGAAAGTGCCGGCAAGGACCTATGCTATGGGACATCAAGAAGTGACAGACCCATTAGCAATCATCGAAGGTACCCTCCCTATCTTCTATCGTATTGAGGTTTCCTTCTATTTGCTCTAAAA
It contains:
- the LOC113757325 gene encoding uncharacterized protein LOC113757325 — its product is MGRGVGGSGSIGTPNQGNFEKGQAGRETQRGTSRGGPTSGPRMTCGFCGAANHMEDNCWKKWQVRKCYRCDSAEHLIARPHLPKEGNLSRTEGNTSKPTNAMSNRPKVPARTYAMGHQEVTDPLAIIE